In a single window of the Callithrix jacchus isolate 240 chromosome 1, calJac240_pri, whole genome shotgun sequence genome:
- the PVALB gene encoding parvalbumin alpha, translating into MSMTDLLNAEDIKKAVGAFSAADSFDHKKFFQMVGLKKKSADDVKKVFHILDKDKSGFIEEDELGFILKGFSPDARDLSAKETKTLMAAGDKDGDGKIGVDEFSTLVAES; encoded by the exons ATGTCGATGACAGACTTGCTCAACGCTGAGGACATCAAGAAGGCGGTGGGAGCCTTTAGCG CTGCCGACTCCTTCGACCACAAAAAGTTCTTTCAAATGGTCGGCCTGAAGAAAAAGAGCGCAGATGACGTGAAGAAGGTGTTTCACATCCTGGACAAGGACAAAAGTGGCTTCATCGAGGAGGATGAGCTGGG ATTCATCCTAAAAGGCTTCTCCCCAGATGCCAGAGACCTGTCTGCTAAAGAAACTAAGACGCTGATGGCTGCTGGAGACAAAGATGGAGATGGCAAAATTGGGGTTGACG